In Flavobacterium sp. WV_118_3, one DNA window encodes the following:
- a CDS encoding peptidoglycan-binding domain-containing protein yields MKITDQDAAIRIKENEVTGLTYDGFKNQAFNKIEKGFSTLEFSESGLAVLEVNKVLHQLGYTTSEKQTVFLENTQNALTTFQKDHGIAPSGIFDKSTLLIMNQVLSATQENESEDEGLSIPERAKMLYEGFTYKVAYIFGATDEDKIFRALENLSSVNRIELIAYYDKEYSSKRKKGLVEELYDELGNSDLYKAINLLYADYEEPQKEKPKEEQEQSTTTNEMGGLEFGVTNLETVHVTSKHPWINAKTKYTIEGSKIEFDCVFDYPTGSFRSLDEKLVLPRVVRKVLVQKNNRVYDLFATPYFRAANNAYQDGRVINSFSIGAYDPGVYTFMFIIEDTKKKEFSAYTTTHEVKTLADAATEELSSNETQNYNDFRQQVAFVEQNLSKSADKDQKTDPNFYIQAKSFTENPARMASESGSYVPQLYYSLQGKVNTKDNHYFWFAEITTPKEMASGASALLGADYARDAVVHGYQRGEYYGKDGWKMNSSQPAATFLGTMTGVFVIHCVELDKDNKPTERYASYRQVVLPSEDYETLQKFKKYKKDIDTSFNAIKPGTAVEVNAIAIETKTTKTIALNLFLGKSKNNPGNYVLSDLTPGVEHKRTYEGKSIKELFESFDSKNTYPDGMLAYEIPANDFGYPTLKGNFTTNGASFFETVSSGAGWASLGLAVAGIVASFTPAAPIAPFLFVASGATGATSGAASIMDKMEKGTLTSETLALDTIMIASSFLAIGGAMSRIAYKGVPIVKISATGLRYIVITDLALNGTAGIMITVDGLESIKAINANDQLTTSEKIDATVRIVAQLTLTTGLLVLSSKNLKGAEIEQLPVEKKKTVTTKQKFNPEQHAEFMDTPENLPRGKAPKPTENKITETEAPKKKQATSKPQIETVPTKNYPTETESQNFEKALESADPNVRAEINKMNTEEFDNLKRGYKDNPKAFTEALKSYDSFFGDTGWHKFWKNTPDIINSLDDIDKLKRENKLLPTGDATDIELASVHAFTVDGGFINTPARFMPSWWGEYNTQVYKNLKSALDKLRKVKERNMGGKIVFSGRTETLEYFNNTLKKGKGTEVAFKGMVSGSLDDKVAEGFIELSAKNAGITAETAGTAEVVKKVAIIRKIRTAEGVYIDDLSDWGKNFGKIRHADANPPSTMIQEEVLMNEGYFLQMTEPKYTKTVNGIDHYEIEYKELVKPLK; encoded by the coding sequence GTGAAAATCACGGATCAGGATGCCGCCATACGAATAAAAGAAAATGAAGTTACCGGACTGACCTACGACGGGTTTAAGAACCAGGCTTTTAATAAAATTGAAAAAGGCTTTTCCACTTTGGAGTTTTCTGAAAGTGGACTTGCGGTTTTGGAAGTTAACAAAGTACTTCATCAGTTAGGTTACACGACATCCGAAAAACAAACCGTTTTTTTAGAAAATACACAAAATGCGCTGACCACTTTTCAGAAGGATCATGGAATTGCGCCTTCGGGTATTTTTGATAAGAGCACTTTACTCATAATGAATCAGGTGCTAAGTGCCACACAGGAAAATGAAAGTGAGGATGAAGGCCTTTCTATTCCGGAACGGGCAAAAATGTTATATGAAGGATTTACCTACAAAGTGGCTTACATTTTTGGAGCTACGGACGAAGACAAGATATTTCGTGCTTTAGAGAACCTTTCTTCAGTTAATAGAATAGAACTTATTGCCTATTATGATAAAGAGTACAGTTCCAAAAGGAAGAAAGGATTGGTGGAAGAACTATACGACGAACTAGGAAACAGTGATCTTTATAAAGCGATAAATCTATTGTATGCCGATTATGAAGAACCGCAGAAAGAAAAACCAAAGGAGGAACAAGAGCAAAGCACAACGACCAATGAAATGGGCGGTCTGGAGTTTGGGGTAACGAACCTGGAGACAGTTCATGTTACTTCGAAACATCCTTGGATTAATGCTAAAACAAAGTATACCATTGAAGGCTCTAAAATTGAGTTTGATTGTGTCTTCGATTACCCAACGGGATCATTTCGCTCGTTGGATGAAAAACTCGTATTGCCACGAGTAGTCCGCAAAGTACTGGTTCAAAAAAATAATAGGGTTTACGATCTTTTTGCGACGCCCTATTTTCGTGCCGCTAATAATGCTTATCAGGATGGAAGGGTGATTAATAGCTTTTCGATAGGTGCCTACGATCCGGGTGTCTATACGTTTATGTTCATTATTGAAGATACAAAGAAAAAAGAATTCAGTGCCTATACGACTACACATGAGGTTAAAACCCTTGCCGATGCGGCTACAGAGGAGTTGTCGTCGAATGAAACGCAAAATTATAATGATTTCAGACAACAAGTAGCCTTTGTTGAGCAAAATCTGTCGAAAAGTGCCGATAAAGACCAGAAAACCGATCCGAATTTTTATATACAAGCGAAAAGTTTTACCGAGAATCCAGCCAGAATGGCAAGTGAAAGTGGAAGTTATGTTCCACAATTATATTATTCTCTACAAGGAAAAGTTAACACTAAAGATAACCATTATTTTTGGTTTGCAGAAATTACAACACCAAAAGAAATGGCTAGTGGTGCGAGTGCATTATTAGGAGCGGATTATGCTAGGGATGCCGTTGTACATGGTTATCAAAGAGGGGAATACTACGGTAAAGATGGCTGGAAAATGAATTCGTCACAACCAGCTGCTACGTTTTTAGGAACGATGACCGGGGTTTTTGTGATTCATTGTGTGGAATTAGATAAAGACAACAAACCAACCGAGCGCTATGCGTCCTACCGACAAGTGGTATTGCCAAGTGAGGATTATGAAACCCTTCAAAAGTTTAAAAAATATAAAAAAGACATTGATACCAGTTTTAATGCAATTAAACCGGGAACAGCGGTAGAAGTAAATGCGATCGCTATAGAAACCAAAACGACTAAAACGATAGCACTGAATTTATTTTTAGGAAAAAGCAAAAACAATCCGGGGAATTATGTTTTATCCGACCTTACACCGGGAGTCGAACATAAACGTACATACGAAGGAAAAAGTATAAAAGAATTATTTGAAAGTTTTGATAGCAAAAATACCTATCCGGATGGTATGCTGGCCTACGAAATTCCGGCAAACGATTTTGGCTATCCTACTTTAAAAGGGAATTTCACTACAAATGGGGCTTCGTTCTTTGAAACGGTTTCTTCGGGAGCCGGTTGGGCGTCGTTAGGATTGGCAGTAGCCGGAATAGTAGCTTCGTTTACCCCGGCAGCACCAATTGCACCGTTCTTGTTTGTGGCTTCCGGAGCAACTGGAGCTACTTCCGGAGCGGCTAGTATTATGGATAAAATGGAAAAAGGAACCCTTACATCCGAAACCTTAGCCCTAGATACCATCATGATTGCTTCTAGCTTTTTGGCCATTGGAGGTGCCATGTCCCGAATCGCTTATAAAGGAGTACCAATTGTTAAAATATCGGCAACGGGATTGCGCTATATTGTGATAACCGACCTTGCCTTAAATGGTACGGCGGGTATTATGATTACTGTCGACGGTCTGGAGAGCATAAAAGCGATCAATGCTAATGATCAACTAACGACATCCGAAAAAATTGATGCCACGGTTAGGATCGTAGCGCAATTAACCTTAACTACGGGATTGTTGGTGTTGAGTAGTAAAAACTTAAAAGGAGCAGAAATAGAACAGCTTCCGGTTGAAAAAAAGAAAACAGTAACAACAAAACAAAAATTCAACCCGGAACAACACGCTGAATTTATGGATACTCCAGAAAATTTACCACGAGGAAAAGCTCCAAAACCGACGGAAAATAAAATTACAGAAACGGAAGCGCCGAAAAAGAAACAGGCTACTTCCAAACCACAAATAGAAACCGTTCCGACTAAAAATTACCCGACAGAAACGGAGTCGCAAAACTTTGAAAAAGCCTTAGAGTCGGCAGATCCTAATGTTCGCGCCGAGATCAATAAAATGAATACGGAAGAGTTTGATAACCTTAAAAGAGGTTATAAAGATAATCCGAAAGCCTTTACCGAAGCTTTAAAAAGTTATGACAGTTTCTTTGGCGATACTGGATGGCATAAATTTTGGAAAAATACACCCGACATCATAAATTCGCTAGATGATATTGATAAATTAAAACGCGAAAATAAATTATTGCCAACCGGGGATGCTACCGATATTGAACTGGCTTCGGTTCACGCTTTTACAGTTGATGGAGGATTTATAAATACACCAGCTCGTTTTATGCCTTCCTGGTGGGGTGAATACAATACTCAGGTATATAAAAATTTAAAAAGCGCTCTGGACAAACTGAGAAAAGTTAAAGAACGAAATATGGGAGGGAAAATAGTATTTAGCGGACGTACGGAAACCTTAGAGTATTTTAACAACACATTAAAAAAAGGAAAAGGGACAGAAGTTGCTTTTAAAGGGATGGTATCCGGTTCATTAGATGATAAAGTGGCCGAAGGATTTATCGAGCTTTCAGCTAAAAATGCAGGAATAACAGCAGAAACGGCAGGAACAGCAGAAGTAGTTAAAAAAGTAGCCATTATTAGAAAAATACGAACTGCAGAAGGAGTTTATATTGATGACTTGTCCGATTGGGGGAAAAACTTCGGAAAAATAAGACATGCCGATGCGAATCCGCCATCAACAATGATACAGGAAGAAGTACTTATGAATGAAGGGTATTTTCTTCAAATGACGGAACCCAAGTATACCAAGACCGTTAATGGTATAGACCATTATGAGATCGAATACAAAGAATTAGTAAAACCATTAAAATAA
- a CDS encoding AAA family ATPase — protein MSHLTLPAESIQKKYVEKEVLTTKNSEYTKTKKEHVNHHSLNKEMEWLEALIAMRCKELFLKGKTTDETFEKIPELPVVDHNSPYGTIVNTYNLQEMDRVLLVLGVASAHYPSLFKSFIQIEETNNALAIDVGGEYNRASRTFKPTFQTALFLLAGKDLSLWSRYNAQLLDGSVVLQNDIIYNRSTTDFIHGQIELDTAYSGYFLSGKKPRLDHGNYFPGSLYESDLTLDDIVLEPMVREQIKPIGQYIKALESGFFKSDNHHFKSGFMALFYGPPGTGKTMLAGILANTYGIDMYHVDLSQVVSKYIGETEKNLEMLFNRLQGKNCMLFFDEADSLFGKRSDVKDAHDRYANQEVSYLLQRIEKFDGLTILASNFENNMDDAFKRRIDLSINVIRPTEATREALWKQYLPKNVTFESEPFLKHLSKEYSYTGANIKNIMKNVAIALHSSGETIITHDLISPFLAIESEKAFGKNQARVHPFIRKTE, from the coding sequence ATGAGCCATTTGACCCTTCCAGCTGAAAGTATTCAGAAAAAATATGTAGAAAAAGAGGTACTCACTACCAAAAATAGTGAGTATACTAAAACAAAAAAAGAACATGTAAACCATCATTCTCTGAATAAAGAAATGGAATGGTTGGAAGCGCTCATAGCGATGCGTTGTAAGGAACTGTTTTTAAAAGGGAAAACAACGGATGAAACCTTTGAGAAAATTCCGGAATTGCCAGTGGTTGATCATAACTCACCCTATGGTACGATCGTCAATACGTATAACCTCCAGGAGATGGACCGGGTTTTACTGGTGCTAGGCGTTGCGTCGGCACATTATCCATCGTTATTTAAGTCGTTTATTCAAATAGAAGAAACGAATAATGCATTGGCAATCGATGTGGGAGGCGAATATAACCGAGCCAGTCGGACATTTAAACCAACTTTCCAAACGGCTCTTTTTTTACTCGCCGGCAAGGATTTATCGTTATGGTCCCGTTATAATGCACAACTCCTTGACGGAAGTGTTGTATTGCAAAATGATATTATTTACAATCGTAGCACTACCGATTTTATTCATGGGCAAATTGAATTGGATACGGCTTATTCCGGATATTTTTTATCGGGTAAAAAACCACGACTGGATCATGGAAATTATTTCCCGGGAAGTTTATACGAGTCGGATCTGACATTAGATGATATTGTTTTAGAACCAATGGTACGCGAACAAATAAAACCGATAGGGCAGTATATCAAAGCGTTGGAAAGTGGTTTTTTTAAAAGTGACAACCACCATTTTAAATCCGGATTTATGGCCTTGTTTTATGGTCCGCCGGGAACCGGAAAAACAATGTTGGCCGGAATACTTGCAAATACGTATGGTATCGATATGTACCACGTTGACCTTTCTCAGGTGGTGAGTAAATACATTGGAGAGACGGAAAAAAATCTTGAAATGCTTTTTAACCGACTACAAGGTAAAAACTGCATGCTTTTCTTTGATGAAGCCGATTCGTTATTTGGAAAGCGTTCCGATGTAAAAGATGCCCACGATCGGTATGCGAATCAGGAAGTATCGTATTTGCTGCAACGTATCGAAAAATTTGATGGACTTACGATTTTGGCTTCCAACTTTGAAAACAACATGGATGATGCTTTTAAACGTCGTATCGATTTGTCTATAAATGTAATCCGGCCAACAGAAGCAACCCGGGAAGCACTTTGGAAACAATACCTGCCTAAAAATGTAACATTCGAAAGCGAACCGTTTTTAAAACACCTGTCTAAAGAATATTCCTATACGGGTGCCAATATTAAGAACATTATGAAAAATGTCGCCATAGCGTTACATAGCTCGGGCGAGACGATTATTACGCACGATTTGATCAGCCCGTTTTTAGCCATAGAAAGCGAAAAAGCTTTCGGGAAAAATCAGGCCCGGGTACATCCATTTATACGAAAAACCGAATAG
- a CDS encoding folylpolyglutamate synthase/dihydrofolate synthase family protein has translation MNYQETLDWMFAQLPMFQQQGASAYKKDLTNTVLLCQELGNPETKIKTIHIAGTNGKGSTSSMIASVLQEAGYKVGLYTSPHLKDFRERIKINGVEIPEDFVCDFIALHKAFFENNQLSFFEMTVGLAFDYFEKEKVDVAVIEVGMGGRLDSTNVITPLVSVITNIGFDHTQFLGTTYREIAFEKAGIIKPGIPVVIGEYNEETQPVFIGKATECDSELYFASDLITRDYPGALLGDYQFHNKKTVVQTVEILKRFFTITEQNLENGLLNVVKNTQLRGRWEQIHSNPKVICDTAHNSHGLKIVLNQIQKEKFDRLYFVLGVVNDKDLDSILPLFPKNATYFFCKPNVPRGLEATILQQKASEFGLMGSAFDSVSAAYGEALRMAGSADFIYVGGSTFVVAEIL, from the coding sequence ATGAATTATCAGGAAACGTTAGACTGGATGTTTGCACAATTGCCAATGTTCCAGCAGCAAGGCGCCTCAGCCTATAAAAAAGATTTGACCAATACGGTTTTACTGTGTCAAGAATTGGGAAATCCGGAAACTAAAATCAAAACGATACATATTGCCGGAACCAATGGTAAAGGATCCACTTCTTCCATGATCGCTTCGGTTTTACAGGAAGCGGGATATAAAGTCGGTTTGTATACGTCGCCCCATTTAAAGGATTTCCGGGAGCGGATTAAGATTAATGGTGTTGAAATACCCGAAGACTTTGTGTGTGATTTTATCGCGCTGCACAAGGCTTTTTTCGAAAACAATCAGTTGAGTTTTTTTGAAATGACTGTAGGTTTAGCCTTCGATTATTTTGAAAAGGAAAAAGTAGACGTGGCCGTTATTGAAGTCGGTATGGGCGGTCGATTGGATTCAACGAATGTGATCACGCCTTTGGTGTCGGTCATCACGAATATAGGTTTTGACCATACACAGTTTTTAGGAACGACCTATCGCGAGATTGCGTTCGAAAAAGCCGGGATTATTAAACCCGGTATTCCAGTGGTTATAGGGGAATATAATGAGGAAACCCAACCGGTTTTTATAGGAAAAGCGACGGAATGTGATTCGGAGCTTTATTTTGCTTCCGATTTGATCACTCGGGATTATCCTGGCGCTTTATTGGGCGATTACCAATTCCATAATAAAAAGACGGTAGTACAGACGGTCGAAATTCTAAAGCGCTTTTTTACGATTACCGAACAAAACCTGGAAAACGGTTTGCTGAATGTGGTAAAGAATACGCAGTTACGAGGTAGATGGGAGCAAATCCATTCGAATCCGAAAGTGATTTGCGATACAGCACATAACAGTCACGGATTAAAAATTGTCTTAAACCAGATACAAAAAGAAAAATTTGACCGCTTATATTTCGTTTTGGGTGTGGTAAATGATAAAGATTTGGATTCTATTTTGCCGTTATTCCCTAAAAATGCAACTTATTTTTTCTGTAAACCGAATGTGCCAAGAGGATTGGAGGCTACAATTTTACAACAAAAAGCAAGCGAATTCGGGCTTATGGGTTCGGCATTCGATTCGGTGTCAGCTGCTTATGGGGAGGCCTTGCGTATGGCAGGCTCAGCCGATTTTATCTATGTTGGTGGGAGTACTTTTGTTGTAGCGGAAATTTTATAA
- a CDS encoding GIY-YIG nuclease family protein — protein sequence MNFVVYILFSESKNRFYIGFTSNLEERLIRHNQKSKGFTGNVNDWKVVYTENYETKELAHNRELQIKSWKSRIKILELIKNKD from the coding sequence ATGAATTTTGTTGTATACATTTTATTTAGCGAAAGTAAAAATAGATTCTATATTGGATTTACGTCTAATTTGGAAGAACGGCTTATTCGACATAATCAAAAAAGCAAGGGTTTTACCGGAAATGTAAACGATTGGAAAGTTGTTTACACAGAAAATTATGAAACCAAAGAACTTGCTCATAATAGAGAATTACAAATTAAATCATGGAAAAGCAGAATTAAAATTCTGGAGTTGATTAAAAATAAAGATTAG